One genomic segment of Actinopolymorpha sp. NPDC004070 includes these proteins:
- a CDS encoding alpha/beta hydrolase, whose product MALDLTPIDARGLTFDVAAGGPEHGPAVLLLHGFPQHAGEWDQVVPSLHAAGLRTYALNQRGYSPGARPAAVEDYRMAECVADAVAVLDALGVDVAHVVGHDWGAMVAWQLAAGQPDRVRTLTAVSVPHPAAFAQALATDADQRERSSYIELFRQPGKAEQVLLGDDAAALRGVFADVAAERVESYVAPMREPGALTAALNWYRAMSLNDVAGPVTVPTTFVWSDGDVAIGRTAAESCAAHVTGDYRFVTLNGVTHWIPDEAPDAVAEAVLARIAD is encoded by the coding sequence ATGGCCCTCGACCTGACGCCGATCGACGCCCGTGGACTCACCTTCGACGTGGCGGCCGGCGGTCCGGAGCACGGTCCGGCAGTCCTGCTGCTGCACGGCTTCCCGCAGCACGCCGGCGAGTGGGACCAGGTGGTCCCGTCGCTGCACGCCGCCGGGCTGCGCACCTACGCGCTCAACCAGCGGGGCTACTCCCCCGGCGCCCGGCCCGCCGCGGTCGAGGACTACCGGATGGCCGAGTGCGTCGCCGACGCGGTGGCGGTGCTGGATGCGCTGGGCGTCGACGTCGCGCACGTCGTCGGCCACGACTGGGGTGCGATGGTCGCCTGGCAGCTGGCCGCCGGGCAGCCCGACCGGGTACGCACCCTTACGGCCGTGTCGGTGCCGCACCCGGCGGCGTTCGCACAGGCCCTCGCGACCGATGCGGACCAGCGTGAACGCTCGTCCTACATCGAGCTGTTCCGGCAGCCGGGCAAGGCCGAGCAGGTGTTGCTCGGCGACGACGCGGCGGCGCTGCGTGGGGTGTTCGCCGACGTCGCTGCGGAGCGGGTCGAATCGTACGTCGCGCCGATGCGCGAGCCGGGCGCGCTGACCGCGGCCCTGAACTGGTACCGCGCGATGTCTCTCAACGATGTCGCGGGCCCGGTCACCGTGCCGACCACGTTCGTCTGGAGCGACGGAGACGTCGCGATCGGCCGGACCGCCGCCGAGTCGTGCGCCGCCCACGTCACCGGCGACTACCGGTTCGTGACCCTGAACGGCGTGACGCACTGGATCCCGGACGAGGCGCCGGACGCGGTCGCCGAGGCGGTGCTGGCCCGGATCGCCGACTGA
- a CDS encoding ABC transporter substrate-binding protein, with amino-acid sequence MTRLTRRGFLTTSALAAAGLAAGCGGSGKTGGSGGGSGGSSDGGAGTLDWADHFSSFEKLNDDWAAKRSSALGTSVKHTYYDASKAGQAFQLAHQAKKMPDVYSNVVGLPLAALVAGNWVRELKLPADVLAKIPKNSLTDGITSLDKKLYGFPLFSFRQSSTLVWMNKDHLTKAGLDPDTPPTDYDGFKDACRKLASAGVKPMTLALGADGGRIRDQVDDLAQAAGFPGYQGLKFTTGEYAYHDDAYITVVEFLKELYDSKYMLPGTNNLSVVDARTRYAAGAVGIFVDGIWCAGGSKALVPTFVDKIAFGPILTPTSDARPWTYRGRPGATWFVSPDSRDPEKATKLIASLMSEEYQKGMIAAMDQPPLDLDLVANSDAIGAYKKAVSFCKGHVFLMPQAIVKNPEIAKVDAQRKPITPHVGNIVQGYLGGSIKNLRSELKKLSDASEADRQQAMTKAKSSGANVSEDDYVFADWKPGADYSA; translated from the coding sequence ATGACTCGACTCACGCGCCGCGGCTTCCTCACCACTTCGGCACTGGCCGCTGCCGGGCTGGCCGCCGGCTGTGGAGGATCGGGGAAGACCGGCGGCTCGGGCGGTGGCTCCGGCGGTTCGTCGGACGGCGGCGCCGGGACGCTGGACTGGGCGGACCACTTCAGCTCGTTCGAGAAACTCAACGACGACTGGGCGGCGAAGCGGTCCTCGGCCCTGGGAACCAGCGTCAAGCACACCTACTACGACGCGTCCAAGGCAGGGCAGGCGTTCCAGCTGGCCCACCAGGCGAAGAAGATGCCGGACGTCTACTCCAACGTCGTCGGGCTCCCACTGGCCGCGCTCGTCGCCGGCAACTGGGTGCGCGAGCTGAAGCTGCCGGCGGACGTACTGGCGAAGATCCCGAAGAACAGCCTGACCGACGGGATCACCAGTCTGGACAAGAAGTTGTACGGCTTCCCGCTGTTCAGCTTCCGGCAGAGCTCGACCCTGGTGTGGATGAACAAGGACCATCTCACCAAGGCCGGGCTCGACCCGGATACTCCGCCCACCGACTACGACGGATTCAAGGACGCCTGCCGCAAGCTCGCGTCGGCGGGGGTCAAGCCGATGACGCTGGCGCTGGGCGCCGACGGCGGGCGCATCCGGGACCAGGTGGACGACTTGGCGCAGGCGGCCGGCTTCCCCGGCTACCAGGGGCTGAAGTTCACCACCGGCGAGTACGCCTACCACGACGACGCCTACATCACGGTCGTGGAGTTCCTCAAGGAGTTGTACGACTCGAAGTACATGCTGCCGGGCACCAACAACCTCAGCGTGGTGGACGCACGGACGCGGTACGCCGCCGGAGCGGTGGGCATCTTCGTCGACGGCATCTGGTGCGCCGGTGGGTCGAAGGCGCTCGTCCCGACGTTCGTGGACAAGATCGCCTTCGGTCCGATCCTGACGCCGACGTCCGATGCAAGGCCGTGGACCTACCGCGGTCGGCCCGGCGCCACCTGGTTCGTCTCGCCGGACAGCCGCGACCCCGAGAAGGCCACCAAGCTGATCGCGTCGTTGATGTCGGAGGAGTACCAGAAGGGCATGATCGCGGCGATGGACCAGCCGCCGCTGGACCTCGACCTGGTCGCCAACTCCGACGCGATCGGTGCGTACAAGAAGGCCGTCAGCTTCTGCAAGGGCCACGTGTTCCTGATGCCACAGGCGATCGTGAAGAACCCCGAGATCGCCAAGGTGGACGCCCAGCGCAAGCCGATCACCCCGCACGTCGGCAACATCGTCCAGGGATACCTCGGTGGCTCGATCAAGAACCTCCGCAGCGAGCTGAAGAAGCTGAGTGACGCCAGCGAGGCCGACCGGCAACAGGCCATGACGAAGGCGAAGTCGTCCGGGGCGAACGTGTCCGAGGACGACTACGTCTTCGCCGACTGGAAGCCGGGCGCCGACTACAGTGCCTGA
- a CDS encoding glycoside hydrolase, producing the protein MSTDTSAHVSRVRLGPFPPAAPSDPDAPHVLAARVDVDASAVSGPLTRVWESIGYDEINWTYTPTGKRLLRKFGEFSGGGYHVRPHYVFCSGSGFGIPHWGSGNVYHEDDDGKPYYDFTIVDQAYDAIVGAGHHVLVELGFTPRDLVPPEAAELTVTPSPTVYTSYEAGTWGYPPRDYDKWGGLVEALVRHCLERYGEAEVLTWLWELWNEPDINYWRGTPEQFNELYTVTARAVRNVLPNAKVGGPTVTSGGLEFLKGFLDYTSSRDEPLDFVSYHTKGCRFPTREYRPVDSQPTERLNPSSTKMLYDLREFNRAIATYEPYRNLPAIVDECDAAVPAHFGRYDNRNYEFQNTEYYPVFQVKLMKKILDLNANETVQVQRATSWSFYFEGERFFEGTRSFLTAGGIEKPFLNAYRMLSLLGDERVEATSDAAWNVRALDDTDGSSMPEEVDVLASRDDNGTLTALVWRHIDDQYHTSEQETAVNLTLRNLPARKYRLRHYRVDAEHSNAHTVWRSLGSPQDPTDKELAEITARQGLEEFEPARTVEAHSSSVTFGISLPLPAVSLLILEPTD; encoded by the coding sequence ATGAGCACCGATACGTCCGCTCACGTCAGCAGGGTCCGGCTCGGGCCCTTTCCGCCCGCGGCTCCCAGCGATCCCGACGCACCGCACGTGCTGGCAGCGCGTGTCGACGTGGACGCCTCCGCCGTCTCGGGGCCGCTCACCAGGGTCTGGGAGAGCATCGGATACGACGAGATCAACTGGACCTACACCCCGACCGGCAAACGCCTGCTGCGTAAGTTCGGGGAGTTCTCCGGTGGCGGCTACCACGTGCGCCCGCACTACGTCTTCTGCTCGGGCAGCGGGTTCGGCATCCCGCACTGGGGTTCGGGCAACGTCTACCACGAGGACGACGACGGGAAGCCGTACTACGACTTCACCATCGTCGACCAGGCATACGACGCGATCGTCGGCGCGGGGCACCACGTGCTCGTCGAACTCGGCTTCACCCCGCGCGACCTGGTGCCGCCCGAGGCGGCCGAGCTGACCGTCACCCCGAGCCCGACCGTCTACACCTCCTACGAGGCCGGCACCTGGGGTTACCCACCCCGCGACTACGACAAGTGGGGCGGCCTGGTCGAGGCGCTCGTACGCCACTGCCTGGAGCGGTATGGCGAGGCGGAGGTGCTCACCTGGCTGTGGGAACTGTGGAACGAACCCGACATCAACTACTGGCGGGGCACCCCGGAGCAGTTCAACGAGCTCTACACCGTGACTGCACGGGCCGTTCGCAACGTGCTCCCGAACGCCAAGGTCGGCGGCCCGACCGTTACCAGCGGCGGACTCGAGTTCCTCAAGGGCTTCCTGGACTACACCTCCAGCCGCGACGAGCCGCTGGACTTCGTTTCCTACCACACCAAGGGATGTCGCTTCCCGACCCGGGAGTACCGCCCGGTCGACAGCCAGCCGACCGAACGGCTGAACCCGTCGTCGACGAAGATGCTGTACGACCTGCGCGAGTTCAACCGGGCCATCGCCACGTACGAGCCCTACCGCAACCTTCCGGCGATCGTGGACGAGTGCGACGCAGCCGTCCCGGCACACTTCGGCCGCTACGACAACCGCAACTACGAGTTCCAGAACACCGAGTACTACCCGGTCTTCCAGGTCAAGCTGATGAAGAAGATCCTGGACCTGAACGCGAACGAGACCGTGCAGGTGCAGCGGGCGACCTCGTGGAGCTTCTACTTCGAGGGGGAGCGGTTCTTCGAGGGCACGCGATCGTTCCTCACCGCCGGAGGGATCGAGAAGCCGTTCCTGAACGCGTACCGCATGCTGTCACTGCTCGGCGACGAGCGGGTCGAGGCGACCTCCGACGCGGCCTGGAACGTCCGTGCGCTGGACGACACCGATGGCTCCAGCATGCCCGAGGAGGTCGACGTCCTCGCCTCGCGCGATGACAACGGCACCTTGACGGCGCTGGTGTGGCGGCACATCGACGACCAGTACCACACGAGCGAGCAGGAGACGGCCGTCAATCTGACCTTGCGCAACCTCCCGGCGCGGAAGTATCGGCTACGCCACTACCGGGTGGATGCCGAGCACAGCAACGCGCACACCGTGTGGAGGTCGCTCGGGTCGCCGCAGGACCCGACCGACAAGGAGCTTGCCGAAATCACCGCGAGACAGGGGCTTGAGGAGTTCGAGCCAGCCCGCACGGTCGAGGCCCATTCGAGCAGTGTCACGTTCGGCATCTCCCTTCCGTTGCCTGCGGTGTCGCTGCTGATCCTGGAGCCCACCGACTGA
- a CDS encoding carbohydrate ABC transporter permease, whose amino-acid sequence MTHQTTVGVRHGSQSQRTLRAGRVARRLPWWIAAAFLVGTALLWVFPFVWMVSASLKDNMEMFAGGLDLFPKHLVWSNYTRAWNDAHFGRYLVNTVVITVVTVAIVTIRCATCGYVLARFRFRGSRIFMGVLVATLFVPTGYTIIPIVRISMQLGLIDSLAGMILALSGGAYVSAILIYYGYFRKIPRELEEAAVVDGAGFVRTFFSVMLPLAMPVTATVAVLTFITTWNSFFLPLVFSFSRPELRTVSVGMQAFVGETATDWSGMAAAGVISILPVVALFCFLQRYFVDGISGAVKS is encoded by the coding sequence ATGACTCATCAGACCACGGTCGGCGTCCGGCACGGCTCGCAGTCGCAGCGGACGCTGCGGGCAGGAAGGGTCGCGCGGCGCCTGCCGTGGTGGATCGCGGCGGCCTTCCTGGTCGGCACCGCACTGTTGTGGGTGTTCCCGTTCGTCTGGATGGTGTCCGCGTCCCTCAAGGACAACATGGAGATGTTCGCCGGCGGACTCGACCTCTTTCCCAAGCACCTCGTCTGGTCCAACTACACCCGGGCCTGGAACGACGCGCACTTCGGCCGTTACCTGGTCAACACCGTGGTCATCACCGTCGTCACCGTCGCGATCGTCACCATCCGATGTGCGACCTGCGGGTACGTGCTGGCGCGCTTCCGCTTCAGGGGATCGCGCATCTTCATGGGTGTGCTGGTGGCGACGCTGTTCGTCCCGACCGGTTACACGATCATTCCGATCGTCAGGATCTCCATGCAGCTGGGTCTGATCGACTCGCTGGCCGGGATGATCCTCGCTCTCAGCGGTGGGGCATACGTCTCGGCGATCCTCATCTACTACGGCTACTTCCGGAAGATCCCGCGCGAGCTCGAGGAGGCGGCGGTCGTCGACGGTGCGGGGTTCGTCCGCACCTTCTTCTCGGTGATGCTTCCGCTGGCGATGCCGGTCACCGCGACCGTCGCCGTGCTGACGTTCATCACGACCTGGAACTCCTTCTTCCTTCCGTTGGTGTTCTCGTTCAGCCGGCCGGAGCTTCGCACCGTCAGCGTGGGCATGCAGGCCTTCGTCGGCGAGACCGCGACCGACTGGTCCGGGATGGCCGCGGCCGGGGTGATCTCGATCCTGCCCGTGGTCGCACTCTTCTGCTTCCTGCAGCGCTACTTCGTGGATGGCATCTCAGGTGCTGTGAAGTCCTGA
- a CDS encoding FAD-dependent oxidoreductase, translating into MTDHTLTYTRDPTVGAGRRSGRGGGPAGIAAAVAAARLGARTRLVDQRGFLGGG; encoded by the coding sequence ATGACCGACCACACGCTCACCTACACGCGCGATCCCACTGTCGGAGCAGGAAGACGTTCTGGTCGCGGCGGCGGCCCGGCCGGGATCGCGGCAGCCGTCGCCGCCGCCAGGCTGGGGGCCCGCACCCGTCTGGTCGACCAGCGCGGCTTTCTGGGCGGGGGGTGA
- a CDS encoding ABC transporter substrate-binding protein → MNQSNESNQSQGPSRRSLLYGAAVMAGSAMLAGCSGDGGTKSSEGDNGKSGGGSGKSQSPSNAKGSATKPLTPPSTLHEAPSLAALVKAGKLPALKDRLPDHPYVLPHNWVTPGKYGGQLNLVDMTTAGGTYGSVREHMYGFSPLRWLNDGQDVGPGLAESFESNAEATQWTFHFRKGLKWSDGQPWTTADVMFWWEDWTLYPGTGQVPPDELRSGSGKVAKLEAPDAQTLVVTFDKPAPMLAQQMAAYANGGDGGNGRIWSMPKHYLKQYHPKYTPSVGEDWASAGGDFVKRYLFATNPDCPTMTGWKLKSLKEGSSMVWERNPYYYEVDKEGNQLPYVDEVRVTLTSDQQVALLQIQTGKIDFAHCSFMGIGLGEYAGIKSSSAKANTSIQLWNSGSGTGQMFFLNYDYQDPKLRKLFREPKFRQALSHAVDRSKIQKAIYFNQGTPTTGTASPASTEFNADQQGKQDYQKWRSSYLKYDPAKAKQLLDELNVKDTDGDGWRELPDGSKLALEIDFPADEGPDAKKVDAYMENDWKAVGLNVKRVPIPPNSFDDQWTSGKLMGHTNWEVSNVGSNLVQPYWIVPIESSRWAPLEGQYYAVRGSDLETKERDVDPYKRHPPRMEPEKGGPIERMWKFYDQAKVEPDPVKRSSLIWQLLKIHINEGPFFQGSVGNYPVMEVHKKDLHNVPTHDNLAFGGLTGPWGHPTPAVYDPECFYWEDPGKHNV, encoded by the coding sequence ATGAACCAGTCGAACGAGTCGAACCAGTCCCAGGGACCGTCCCGCCGCTCGTTGCTCTACGGAGCCGCCGTCATGGCCGGCTCCGCGATGTTGGCGGGGTGCAGTGGCGACGGCGGCACGAAGTCGTCCGAGGGTGACAACGGCAAGTCCGGCGGAGGGTCGGGCAAGAGCCAGAGCCCGTCGAACGCGAAGGGTTCGGCGACCAAGCCACTGACGCCGCCCTCCACCCTGCACGAGGCGCCGAGCCTGGCCGCACTGGTCAAGGCGGGCAAGCTTCCCGCGCTCAAGGACCGCCTGCCCGACCACCCCTACGTCCTGCCGCACAACTGGGTGACCCCCGGCAAGTACGGCGGTCAGCTCAACCTCGTCGACATGACGACGGCGGGTGGCACCTACGGCTCGGTCCGCGAGCACATGTACGGCTTCTCGCCGCTGCGCTGGCTCAACGACGGCCAGGACGTCGGGCCCGGCCTGGCGGAGAGCTTCGAGTCCAACGCCGAAGCCACCCAGTGGACGTTCCACTTCCGCAAGGGGCTGAAGTGGTCCGACGGCCAGCCGTGGACAACCGCCGACGTGATGTTCTGGTGGGAGGACTGGACCCTCTACCCGGGTACCGGCCAGGTGCCGCCGGACGAGCTACGGTCGGGCAGCGGCAAGGTCGCGAAGCTCGAGGCGCCGGACGCGCAGACCCTGGTCGTCACCTTCGACAAGCCTGCTCCGATGCTCGCCCAGCAGATGGCCGCTTACGCCAACGGCGGCGACGGTGGAAACGGCCGGATCTGGTCGATGCCGAAGCACTACCTCAAGCAGTACCACCCCAAGTACACCCCAAGCGTCGGTGAGGACTGGGCCTCCGCGGGTGGTGACTTCGTCAAGCGCTACCTGTTCGCCACGAACCCCGACTGTCCGACGATGACCGGCTGGAAGCTGAAGAGCCTCAAAGAGGGGAGCTCCATGGTGTGGGAGCGCAACCCCTACTACTACGAGGTCGACAAGGAAGGGAACCAGCTTCCCTACGTGGACGAGGTTCGGGTCACCCTCACCTCCGACCAGCAGGTCGCGCTGCTCCAGATCCAGACCGGCAAGATCGACTTCGCCCACTGTTCGTTCATGGGCATCGGTCTCGGTGAGTACGCCGGCATCAAGAGCTCCTCGGCCAAGGCCAACACGAGCATCCAGCTGTGGAACAGCGGGTCGGGCACCGGGCAGATGTTCTTCCTCAACTACGACTACCAGGACCCGAAGCTGCGCAAGCTCTTCCGCGAGCCGAAGTTCCGGCAGGCACTCTCCCACGCCGTGGATCGGTCGAAGATCCAGAAGGCCATCTACTTCAACCAGGGCACGCCCACCACCGGCACCGCGAGCCCGGCGTCGACGGAGTTCAACGCCGACCAGCAGGGCAAGCAGGACTACCAGAAGTGGCGCAGCAGCTATCTGAAGTACGACCCCGCGAAGGCCAAGCAGCTGCTGGACGAGCTGAACGTCAAGGACACCGACGGCGACGGGTGGCGGGAGCTGCCCGACGGTTCCAAGCTGGCGCTGGAGATCGACTTTCCCGCCGACGAGGGACCGGACGCCAAGAAGGTCGACGCGTACATGGAGAACGACTGGAAGGCGGTCGGCCTGAACGTCAAGCGGGTCCCGATCCCGCCGAACTCCTTCGACGACCAGTGGACCTCCGGAAAGCTGATGGGCCACACGAACTGGGAAGTGTCCAACGTCGGCAGCAACCTCGTCCAGCCGTACTGGATCGTGCCGATCGAGAGCTCTCGCTGGGCGCCGCTGGAAGGCCAGTACTACGCCGTGCGGGGCTCGGACCTGGAGACCAAGGAACGAGACGTCGACCCCTACAAGCGCCACCCTCCGCGGATGGAGCCGGAGAAGGGCGGGCCGATCGAGCGGATGTGGAAGTTCTACGACCAGGCGAAGGTCGAGCCGGACCCGGTCAAACGGAGCAGCCTGATCTGGCAACTGCTCAAGATCCACATCAACGAGGGGCCGTTCTTCCAGGGCAGTGTCGGCAACTATCCGGTGATGGAGGTCCACAAGAAGGACCTGCACAACGTGCCTACGCACGACAACCTCGCGTTCGGCGGCCTGACCGGCCCCTGGGGCCACCCGACTCCCGCGGTGTACGACCCGGAGTGCTTCTACTGGGAGGACCCCGGCAAGCACAACGTCTGA
- a CDS encoding nitroreductase family protein, giving the protein METWDAIRARRNVRSYRPDPVSDADLDRIVEAARRAPSASNRQHWDFVIVTDRDQLAELSTVWQGARHIADAPAAIALVLPQPPDDRNSQIDQYDLGQATYAMALAAADLGIGTGHSSVSDQDKARGILGVPDDHLVAYLLGVGYPADRPLRPITRPNRRPFDEVVHRGTW; this is encoded by the coding sequence ATGGAAACGTGGGACGCGATCAGAGCCCGCCGCAACGTTCGTTCCTACCGTCCTGATCCGGTCAGCGACGCCGACCTGGACCGGATCGTGGAGGCTGCCCGGCGGGCGCCGTCCGCGTCCAACCGCCAGCACTGGGACTTCGTGATCGTGACCGACCGCGACCAGCTCGCCGAGCTCTCGACGGTGTGGCAGGGCGCGCGTCACATCGCCGACGCCCCCGCCGCGATCGCCCTGGTCCTTCCCCAACCACCCGACGACCGGAACAGCCAGATCGACCAGTACGACCTGGGCCAGGCCACCTACGCCATGGCGCTCGCCGCCGCCGACCTGGGCATCGGCACCGGTCACTCCTCGGTCAGCGACCAGGACAAGGCACGCGGCATCCTCGGCGTACCGGACGACCACCTCGTCGCCTACCTGCTCGGCGTCGGATATCCGGCCGACCGGCCGCTGCGGCCGATCACCAGGCCGAACCGTCGCCCCTTCGACGAGGTCGTCCACCGCGGCACCTGGTAG
- a CDS encoding sugar phosphate isomerase/epimerase has translation MSVRVGIQLYSVRQSMARDTYGTLERLAELGYRNFEGANHNAGTDDGIGFGVPAKELRTTLDRLGMQVVGCHVNPLDPQRLPAILDYHRELGNTQIGCDIEFYPYGDLDYVLRRAEFFNHVGELCRERGMRFYYHNHYQEFQLVDGRTVYDLVMANTDPELVFVEMDTYWMMRGGQDPVAMIEKYSDRLVLLHQKDFPRDAPQPVVMFDGPVDKNVEITIESFLETKDPLCFTEIGTGVMPIQAIIDAAGKCPNFEYLLLEQDHTQLDELDSVKRSREEFDRYAGISWD, from the coding sequence GTGTCGGTGAGAGTGGGCATTCAGCTGTACTCCGTCAGGCAGTCCATGGCCCGGGACACCTACGGGACTCTGGAACGGCTGGCCGAACTCGGCTACCGGAACTTCGAGGGAGCGAACCACAACGCCGGCACCGACGACGGAATCGGGTTCGGCGTCCCGGCCAAGGAGCTTCGCACCACCTTGGACCGGCTCGGCATGCAGGTGGTCGGCTGCCACGTCAATCCCCTGGACCCGCAGCGCCTGCCGGCGATCCTCGACTACCACCGCGAGCTCGGCAACACCCAGATCGGCTGCGACATCGAGTTCTATCCGTACGGCGATCTGGACTACGTGCTGCGCCGCGCGGAGTTCTTCAACCACGTCGGGGAGCTGTGCCGCGAACGAGGGATGCGGTTCTACTACCACAACCACTATCAGGAGTTTCAGCTCGTCGACGGTCGTACGGTCTACGACCTCGTCATGGCCAACACCGACCCGGAACTCGTGTTCGTGGAGATGGACACCTACTGGATGATGCGCGGCGGACAGGACCCGGTCGCGATGATCGAGAAGTACAGCGATCGGCTGGTTCTCCTTCACCAGAAGGACTTCCCTCGCGACGCACCCCAGCCCGTGGTGATGTTCGACGGGCCCGTCGACAAGAACGTCGAGATCACGATCGAGTCGTTCCTGGAGACGAAGGACCCGCTCTGCTTCACCGAGATCGGTACGGGCGTGATGCCCATCCAGGCGATCATCGACGCTGCCGGAAAGTGCCCGAACTTCGAGTACCTGCTGCTGGAACAGGACCACACCCAGCTCGACGAGCTCGACTCGGTGAAGCGCAGCCGTGAAGAGTTC
- a CDS encoding sugar ABC transporter permease yields MTTRSIPFTRREAKRAARAPTAQVRAPSGRDPKRTFWIWIFLLPTVVLYGVYTLYPIVASYWYSLVEWNGFDADQRFVGVANYQQVLEDPFFLNSFKVTLLFMVLVVPARVLLSLLLAIVLNSPRLPLVGVLRSAFFIPVVTTTAIIGVVMRFVLDPATGPVNSVLQAFGVNGIDLLGGQNTALPTAAVLYIWKFFGVTMIYWLAALQTIPHEIYEAARIDGASARQIFRHITLPLLKPFLIIITVLTVEETFHNFDLMYTLTGGGPYFHTEIIEIYIYRWAFAASIPQLGHASAAAVLFGLLVAVVGAIQLWGVHTARRMRRSTP; encoded by the coding sequence ATGACGACCAGATCCATACCGTTCACGCGGCGGGAGGCGAAGCGGGCGGCGCGCGCCCCGACAGCGCAGGTGCGCGCGCCCTCCGGCCGGGACCCGAAACGGACCTTCTGGATCTGGATCTTCCTGCTTCCCACGGTGGTTCTCTACGGCGTCTACACGCTCTACCCGATCGTCGCGAGCTACTGGTACTCGCTGGTGGAGTGGAACGGGTTCGACGCCGACCAGCGGTTCGTCGGAGTCGCGAACTACCAGCAGGTGCTCGAGGACCCGTTCTTCCTGAACTCGTTCAAGGTCACGTTGCTGTTCATGGTCCTGGTGGTGCCGGCCCGGGTGCTGCTCAGCCTGCTGCTGGCCATCGTCCTGAACTCACCCAGGCTTCCGCTGGTCGGCGTGCTGAGGTCAGCGTTCTTCATCCCCGTGGTCACCACCACGGCGATCATCGGCGTGGTGATGCGGTTCGTTCTCGACCCGGCCACCGGCCCCGTCAACAGCGTCTTGCAGGCGTTCGGAGTGAACGGCATCGACCTCCTCGGTGGTCAGAACACCGCACTGCCCACGGCGGCAGTGCTCTACATCTGGAAGTTCTTCGGCGTCACGATGATCTACTGGCTGGCCGCGCTGCAGACGATCCCGCACGAGATCTACGAGGCGGCCCGGATCGACGGGGCGAGCGCCCGGCAGATCTTCCGGCACATCACGCTGCCGCTGCTGAAGCCGTTCCTGATCATCATCACCGTGCTTACCGTCGAGGAGACGTTTCACAACTTCGACCTGATGTACACACTGACTGGTGGCGGACCCTACTTCCACACCGAGATCATCGAGATCTACATCTACCGCTGGGCCTTCGCCGCCTCGATTCCCCAACTGGGGCACGCGTCCGCGGCCGCGGTGCTGTTCGGGCTGCTGGTCGCGGTCGTGGGCGCGATCCAGTTGTGGGGCGTCCACACCGCCCGCCGGATGAGGAGGTCGACACCATGA
- a CDS encoding GntR family transcriptional regulator translates to MPEGIVSPLPSQRALGDLVTDVLREMITTGRFQPGEHLKESQLADALQVSRGPIRQAFARLEEEGHVELRRHRGAFVSTLTKADIEEVHTLRGAIERLAASRACTRMRGEGFAEMDAVLEQMKKVHTTPDPEDAAQLDIRFHDIIYAYCGHSRVQRVWASIRGQVTVFLRARNASFPDFLDVGHVEHLELRNALALGDPQAAQDAIDKHISGAYERLKRLNLPDRDPAATENRPG, encoded by the coding sequence ATGCCCGAGGGCATCGTCTCGCCGCTGCCGTCGCAGCGCGCGCTCGGGGACCTCGTGACCGACGTACTCCGCGAGATGATCACCACGGGACGGTTCCAGCCCGGCGAGCACCTCAAGGAGTCCCAGCTGGCCGACGCCCTCCAGGTGAGCCGTGGCCCGATCCGGCAGGCGTTCGCGCGTCTGGAAGAGGAGGGACACGTCGAACTCCGCCGCCACCGGGGCGCGTTCGTGAGCACGCTGACCAAGGCCGACATCGAGGAGGTGCACACTCTTCGCGGCGCCATCGAACGGCTGGCCGCAAGTCGAGCTTGCACCCGGATGCGGGGCGAGGGCTTTGCGGAGATGGACGCCGTGCTCGAGCAGATGAAGAAGGTGCACACCACGCCCGATCCCGAGGACGCCGCCCAGCTCGACATTCGGTTTCACGACATCATCTACGCGTACTGCGGGCACAGCCGGGTACAGCGGGTGTGGGCATCCATCCGCGGACAGGTGACGGTCTTCCTCCGCGCCCGCAACGCCAGCTTTCCGGACTTTCTCGATGTAGGGCACGTTGAGCACCTGGAGCTTCGGAACGCCCTCGCGCTCGGCGACCCGCAGGCCGCGCAGGACGCGATCGACAAACACATCAGTGGGGCGTACGAGCGACTGAAACGGCTCAACCTGCCAGACCGTGACCCCGCCGCGACGGAGAACCGTCCCGGCTGA